In a single window of the Paenibacillus sp. MMS20-IR301 genome:
- a CDS encoding transglutaminase-like domain-containing protein encodes MKKFYMMLVTLFVLVTTVQVGTVQAAEADTSWLKVGQLDQGVVGVSYNVPKDKKIKVMITKDSTSYTYNLYASKPSETFPLQQGNGTYKVSVLENTTGNKYKVVSSDTVDLNLSDTNAVYLSSVQNVKWNSTDKAVLKAAQLTQGLTTDEAKVKAIYDYVVANVKYDYTLAANVSTDYIPNNDNTLATLKGICYDYASLFATMLRSEGIPTKLVMGNTSYVSSYHAWNEVLLNGKWVIIDTTVDAGLAKNSKTSDLVKVASKYTAAKFY; translated from the coding sequence ATGAAAAAGTTCTATATGATGTTAGTTACATTGTTCGTATTGGTTACAACGGTGCAGGTTGGTACAGTCCAAGCGGCTGAGGCAGATACAAGCTGGTTAAAAGTCGGACAATTGGATCAAGGCGTTGTCGGCGTTTCCTATAATGTTCCTAAAGACAAGAAGATCAAAGTCATGATTACTAAAGACAGCACTAGCTACACTTACAACCTGTATGCTTCCAAACCAAGTGAGACTTTCCCGTTGCAACAAGGTAACGGCACTTACAAGGTTTCCGTGCTTGAGAATACTACCGGTAACAAATATAAAGTAGTTTCTTCCGATACAGTAGATCTTAACCTGAGCGACACTAACGCTGTATACCTGAGCTCTGTTCAGAATGTTAAATGGAATTCTACTGATAAGGCAGTCCTGAAAGCAGCACAATTGACACAAGGTCTGACTACAGATGAAGCTAAAGTGAAAGCTATCTATGACTATGTTGTTGCTAACGTGAAATATGATTACACATTGGCTGCTAATGTATCTACTGATTACATTCCTAATAACGATAACACTCTGGCAACCCTTAAAGGGATCTGCTACGATTACGCTTCCCTGTTTGCTACTATGCTTCGCAGCGAAGGTATCCCAACTAAACTGGTTATGGGGAACACAAGTTATGTTTCTTCCTACCACGCTTGGAATGAAGTGCTGCTTAACGGCAAATGGGTAATTATTGATACTACTGTTGATGCAGGTCTGGCTAAGAACAGCAAAACTTCTGATCTGGTTAAAGTAGCAAGCAAATATACTGCAGCTAAGTTCTACTAA
- a CDS encoding class D sortase — protein MRKLSYLIILAGVLVMLYPKGSEWYNDRQQQKLLEEAEQAYSEITPADTNPDTNLSESYAEVTQLLADESAQEEAAPTAAPEIELGGKITAIIQIDSIDLKLPVLEGATKANMKHAAAHMKETAAIGSVGNAAIAAHRARTAGRLFNRLNEVGIGDDIIITTSGQKYEYVVYDVSVVEPTDVSVLEGNKEDKILTLITCDPLVNPTHRLIIHAKLT, from the coding sequence ATGCGGAAGTTATCCTATTTGATTATACTTGCCGGGGTTCTGGTTATGCTCTATCCCAAAGGAAGCGAATGGTACAATGACCGTCAGCAGCAGAAGCTGCTGGAAGAGGCCGAGCAGGCTTATAGTGAAATCACTCCGGCGGATACTAATCCGGATACGAATTTGAGTGAGTCCTACGCCGAGGTTACCCAGCTGCTGGCAGATGAATCTGCCCAGGAAGAGGCTGCGCCTACAGCAGCTCCTGAAATTGAACTCGGCGGAAAAATAACCGCCATCATCCAGATTGACAGTATTGATCTGAAGCTGCCTGTCCTTGAAGGTGCGACCAAGGCCAATATGAAGCATGCTGCTGCGCACATGAAGGAGACGGCAGCAATCGGCTCAGTTGGCAATGCTGCAATTGCAGCCCATAGAGCAAGAACAGCGGGAAGGCTGTTCAATAGATTAAATGAAGTAGGCATTGGTGACGATATCATTATTACAACAAGCGGGCAGAAGTACGAATATGTAGTATATGATGTTTCTGTCGTGGAGCCTACCGATGTATCGGTGCTTGAGGGGAATAAAGAGGATAAGATTCTTACCCTCATTACTTGTGATCCGCTGGTGAACCCGACGCACCGGCTGATTATCCATGCCAAATTAACCTGA
- a CDS encoding GtrA family protein, with translation MPDKLWSAGFIQFLKFNAVGLLNTLIDFAVFTLLHALGMLNTPAQIISYSAGTANSFFWNKKVTFRDTDRGSKNSFDRMQLVKFIVLNLAVLGISVLLIHLLTETFGIQVLIAKVLVTFVTVIINFFGNRKWVF, from the coding sequence ATGCCAGATAAGCTTTGGAGTGCAGGGTTTATCCAGTTCCTGAAATTCAACGCCGTCGGCCTGCTGAATACGCTGATTGATTTCGCCGTATTTACGCTGCTGCATGCATTAGGGATGCTGAACACCCCTGCACAGATTATTTCCTACAGCGCCGGTACAGCCAACAGCTTTTTCTGGAATAAAAAAGTGACCTTTCGTGACACGGACCGGGGCAGCAAAAACAGCTTTGACCGGATGCAGCTTGTCAAATTTATTGTGCTGAATCTGGCCGTCCTGGGGATTTCGGTGCTGCTGATACATCTGCTGACTGAAACATTTGGTATTCAGGTTCTTATAGCGAAGGTGCTTGTTACGTTTGTTACGGTAATCATCAATTTTTTTGGCAACCGTAAATGGGTGTTTTGA
- a CDS encoding glycosyltransferase family 2 protein, translating into MKARYSVIVPMFNEEEVIQHTYERLKAVMDECGDSYELVFVNDGSRDRTAEIMRGISNRDEHVRLIDFSRNFGHQVAITAGMDYAEGQAVVVIDADLQDPPEVILQMIAKWKEGYDVVYAKRLKRHGETFFKKATAKIFYRLLSSMTSVEIPTDTGDFRLIDRKVCDVLRGLKEKNRYVRGLVSWVGFRQTMVEYVREERFAGETKYPLKKMIRFALDGITSFSHKPLKIASYIGFFLSFSSFLYLIFVLFQKLFTSWTVAGWASIVGVNLLFNGIVLMLLGVIGEYIGRIYDESKDRPLYIVRETKGYDNEEAVDTRKESDYAR; encoded by the coding sequence GTGAAAGCCAGATACAGTGTAATTGTCCCCATGTTCAATGAGGAGGAGGTCATTCAGCATACCTATGAGCGGCTCAAAGCAGTGATGGATGAGTGTGGCGATTCCTATGAACTGGTTTTCGTGAATGACGGAAGCCGGGACCGTACAGCTGAGATTATGCGCGGAATCAGTAACAGGGATGAGCATGTCAGACTGATTGACTTTTCCCGTAATTTCGGCCATCAGGTGGCGATTACTGCTGGTATGGATTACGCTGAAGGCCAGGCTGTTGTAGTCATTGATGCGGATCTTCAGGATCCTCCGGAAGTCATTCTGCAGATGATTGCGAAGTGGAAAGAGGGCTACGATGTTGTTTACGCCAAGCGCCTGAAACGGCACGGGGAGACTTTCTTCAAAAAAGCCACTGCAAAAATCTTCTACCGCCTGCTGAGCAGCATGACCAGTGTAGAGATCCCTACGGATACCGGTGACTTCCGGCTGATTGACCGTAAAGTCTGTGATGTGCTGCGCGGCCTGAAGGAGAAAAACCGGTACGTCCGGGGACTGGTGAGCTGGGTCGGGTTCCGCCAGACGATGGTGGAATATGTGCGTGAGGAGCGCTTCGCCGGGGAAACGAAATACCCGCTGAAGAAAATGATCCGCTTTGCGCTCGACGGAATCACTTCCTTTTCTCATAAACCGCTCAAGATTGCGTCGTATATCGGTTTCTTCTTGTCCTTCTCCAGTTTCCTTTATCTGATCTTTGTATTATTCCAGAAGCTCTTTACCTCCTGGACGGTAGCGGGCTGGGCTTCCATAGTAGGGGTGAATCTGCTCTTTAACGGGATTGTGCTGATGCTGCTGGGAGTAATCGGTGAATATATCGGGCGGATTTATGATGAATCCAAGGACAGACCGCTCTATATCGTACGCGAGACCAAAGGATACGACAATGAGGAAGCCGTAGATACCCGGAAGGAAAGCGATTATGCCAGATAA
- a CDS encoding phospholipid carrier-dependent glycosyltransferase, producing the protein MLLLFILPVTNIYAEGNLLQNPGFEEGEDGAPAGWSKDMWIAGDASGTLSVQSEDVHSGSKAAVIENFAANHLKWVQTVAVTPDTYYRISGFVKVVTTAGEGMGANIFPVGIGGGYPSTLDTTGNWQYLEFIGQTGAGQTEVTIGAALGGYASLIQGKAYFDDLSVEQLDALPAGASVVSLDSGAPAAEAGGGGDSAAAETPHKVSPAKLLLISAVFSIFFALLYNRAFRSERLLIQHNAIYTRWLYVLFGAALLLRIWIGLTAQGYKNDMNTFIAWSQRLNDLGPGKFYEEGYFADYPPGYLYVLYLLGLLRGLFGFAGGSGGETLLYKLPAIISDLVLGWLIYKGAKPKIGAGLGIGLMMLFLFNPAVLMDSAAWGQADSFFLIFLLLSITGIVDKTFIRAAIFFALATLVKPQALIFTPVLLFAFYHHRAWKQLALGAVYGLGIFAFLAAPFFWNNGGFAGLINLYKATLSSYPYSTVNAFNLYALTDPMWSALDLTWLGIPYRIWGFIFILAAVALAAYFSFNTKDRKDLSKSFFIGIVLITIVFVFGTKMHERYLYPVLLLSLFAFIESKDRRFLTLFLGFSLTQYINVGYTLAYLNTGGNPPTDGIVLVTAITTLILAFYTLYIGYDVYIRKAVKPLAPPVTMTAVFEADVALAGGIRPLAAKEQRSRLGLQRKDWIWMALITVLYGALALYHLGDTKSPQTVWQPSASGESFYVDLGQDYPLEQVKVFGGVGTGKFQLEFSQTPDNWSSPFEVSEDVGNVFIWKSQPVNVSARYVKLTVTSPGFILHEIAFYQQGAPETPLTIANVVPDAGAVPVRGTPANLFDEQSIIPLNSNFMNSTYFDEIYHARTAYEHYHGIVPYENTHPPLGKLLIGAGMELFGVNPFGWRIIGTLFGIAMLPLIYIMAMRLFRRTTYAALAAGLFALDFMHFTQTRISTIDVYGVFFIMLMFYFMQRYFTMNFYRTPLRTTLVPLFWSGLFFGIGVASKWIVLYGGAGLAIMLALVLFERYREYKAAGRLLAGGKLTDQELKAACRTADRSFWKNTVITLASCIGFFVIIPVIIYSLSFIPALSASAEGYTIKGLIDAQKNMYNYHSQLVATHPFASSWWEWPFMKRPVWFFSGGEGLPEGKASSIVTMGNPLIWWTGIFAMLAAVWLTVKRRDKDLYMIWIAFFSQYVPWMLVPRETFLYHYFAMVPFLILAVVYVLKILDSKFLDAKYLRYGYIAGAAILFILFYPVLSGMQVNSNYIIHVLRWFPSWLF; encoded by the coding sequence ATGCTCTTATTATTTATTCTTCCTGTAACAAACATTTATGCCGAAGGGAATTTACTGCAGAATCCTGGCTTTGAAGAAGGAGAGGACGGAGCGCCTGCTGGCTGGAGCAAGGATATGTGGATTGCCGGAGATGCCTCCGGTACCCTGTCTGTGCAGTCGGAGGATGTGCATTCCGGAAGTAAGGCGGCTGTAATCGAGAATTTTGCAGCCAACCATCTGAAGTGGGTGCAGACGGTTGCCGTGACACCGGACACCTATTACAGAATATCCGGATTCGTCAAAGTGGTAACAACTGCAGGCGAAGGAATGGGAGCTAATATCTTCCCTGTAGGAATCGGAGGGGGATATCCGTCCACTCTGGATACAACAGGCAACTGGCAGTATCTTGAGTTCATCGGCCAGACCGGTGCCGGGCAGACAGAGGTCACTATAGGGGCTGCGCTCGGCGGTTATGCCAGCCTGATTCAGGGCAAGGCTTATTTCGATGATCTGTCCGTGGAGCAGCTGGATGCTCTTCCGGCGGGAGCAAGCGTAGTTTCACTGGATAGCGGAGCACCTGCGGCTGAAGCGGGTGGAGGCGGGGACAGCGCGGCGGCGGAAACGCCTCATAAGGTTTCGCCTGCCAAGCTGCTGCTCATATCAGCTGTCTTCAGTATATTTTTTGCGCTTCTATATAACAGGGCCTTCCGCAGCGAGCGTCTGCTGATCCAGCATAATGCAATCTATACGAGATGGCTCTATGTACTGTTCGGCGCTGCACTGCTTCTGCGGATCTGGATCGGCCTTACCGCGCAGGGCTATAAGAATGATATGAATACATTCATTGCCTGGAGTCAGCGGCTGAATGATCTTGGTCCGGGCAAGTTCTATGAAGAAGGCTACTTTGCGGACTATCCGCCCGGATACTTGTATGTGCTCTACCTGCTGGGCTTGCTTCGCGGACTGTTTGGCTTTGCCGGCGGATCAGGCGGGGAGACGCTTCTCTACAAGCTGCCGGCAATCATCTCCGACCTTGTGCTCGGCTGGCTGATTTACAAAGGCGCCAAACCCAAAATCGGTGCCGGCCTCGGTATCGGGCTGATGATGCTGTTCCTGTTTAACCCGGCAGTGCTGATGGACTCGGCGGCCTGGGGGCAGGCGGATTCCTTTTTCCTAATCTTCCTGCTGCTCAGCATTACGGGCATTGTGGACAAAACCTTTATCCGTGCAGCAATCTTTTTCGCATTGGCTACACTGGTTAAACCGCAGGCGCTGATCTTTACTCCGGTGCTGCTGTTTGCCTTCTATCATCACCGGGCCTGGAAGCAGCTTGCCCTGGGAGCCGTCTACGGACTGGGGATCTTCGCTTTCCTCGCAGCCCCGTTCTTCTGGAACAACGGCGGCTTTGCGGGATTGATTAATTTGTATAAAGCCACCTTATCATCGTACCCTTACTCAACTGTAAATGCCTTTAACCTGTATGCATTAACAGATCCGATGTGGTCCGCTCTGGATTTGACGTGGCTCGGCATACCTTACCGGATATGGGGTTTCATCTTTATTCTTGCGGCAGTAGCCCTTGCAGCGTATTTCTCCTTTAATACCAAGGACCGTAAGGATCTCTCCAAATCATTCTTCATTGGTATTGTATTGATCACAATTGTGTTTGTATTTGGCACCAAAATGCATGAGCGCTACCTGTACCCGGTCCTGCTCCTGTCGCTGTTCGCCTTTATTGAGAGTAAAGACCGGCGTTTCCTGACGCTGTTTCTCGGGTTTTCCCTGACACAATACATCAATGTAGGGTATACGCTGGCCTATCTTAATACCGGCGGCAATCCGCCAACGGACGGAATTGTTCTGGTTACAGCAATTACAACATTGATTCTGGCCTTCTATACCCTGTATATCGGATACGACGTATATATCCGCAAAGCGGTGAAGCCGCTGGCACCGCCGGTCACGATGACGGCAGTATTTGAGGCGGATGTGGCACTTGCCGGGGGAATCCGGCCGCTTGCCGCCAAAGAGCAGCGTTCCCGGCTGGGACTGCAGCGTAAAGACTGGATATGGATGGCTTTGATCACCGTTCTTTACGGAGCACTTGCGCTTTATCATCTCGGAGATACCAAGTCGCCTCAGACTGTGTGGCAGCCGTCTGCCAGCGGCGAGAGCTTCTATGTGGATCTGGGACAGGATTATCCGCTGGAGCAGGTGAAGGTATTCGGCGGTGTCGGCACAGGCAAGTTTCAGCTTGAATTCAGCCAGACGCCGGATAATTGGAGCAGCCCGTTTGAGGTCAGTGAGGATGTCGGCAATGTCTTCATCTGGAAAAGCCAGCCGGTCAACGTATCCGCAAGATATGTTAAGCTTACGGTCACTTCTCCGGGCTTCATCCTGCATGAGATAGCCTTCTATCAGCAGGGTGCGCCGGAAACTCCGCTGACGATTGCGAATGTTGTACCGGATGCCGGTGCAGTGCCTGTAAGAGGGACACCGGCTAATCTGTTTGATGAACAATCTATCATTCCGCTGAATTCGAATTTCATGAATAGTACTTATTTTGATGAAATCTATCATGCCCGGACAGCTTATGAACATTATCACGGAATAGTGCCTTATGAGAATACCCACCCGCCGCTCGGGAAGCTGCTGATTGGTGCAGGTATGGAGCTGTTCGGCGTTAATCCGTTCGGCTGGCGGATCATTGGCACCTTGTTTGGAATCGCCATGTTGCCGCTGATCTATATTATGGCGATGCGGCTGTTCCGGAGAACTACTTATGCTGCGCTTGCCGCCGGACTTTTCGCGCTGGACTTCATGCATTTCACCCAGACGCGCATATCGACAATAGATGTGTACGGCGTATTCTTTATCATGCTGATGTTCTATTTCATGCAGCGGTATTTCACCATGAATTTCTACCGCACCCCGCTGCGCACTACGCTGGTTCCGCTGTTCTGGTCCGGGCTGTTTTTCGGAATCGGAGTCGCCTCCAAATGGATCGTTCTTTACGGCGGGGCGGGGCTGGCCATCATGCTGGCACTTGTGCTGTTTGAGCGGTACAGGGAGTATAAGGCAGCGGGGCGGCTGCTGGCCGGAGGCAAGCTGACCGATCAGGAGCTCAAAGCCGCCTGCCGCACCGCGGACAGGTCGTTCTGGAAGAATACCGTAATTACGCTGGCCAGCTGCATCGGATTCTTCGTTATTATTCCGGTAATTATCTACAGCCTGTCCTTCATCCCTGCACTATCTGCATCGGCGGAGGGTTATACTATAAAGGGGCTGATTGATGCCCAGAAAAATATGTACAACTATCACAGCCAGCTTGTAGCAACGCATCCGTTCGCTTCCTCCTGGTGGGAGTGGCCGTTCATGAAACGTCCGGTATGGTTCTTCAGCGGCGGAGAAGGCTTGCCGGAGGGCAAGGCCAGCAGTATTGTGACGATGGGGAATCCGCTCATCTGGTGGACGGGAATCTTTGCCATGCTGGCAGCGGTATGGCTTACTGTGAAGCGCCGGGACAAGGACCTGTACATGATTTGGATCGCTTTCTTCTCGCAGTATGTTCCGTGGATGCTTGTACCTCGGGAGACCTTCCTTTATCATTATTTTGCCATGGTGCCGTTCCTGATTCTTGCGGTAGTATATGTTCTCAAGATACTTGACAGCAAATTCCTTGACGCCAAGTACTTGCGGTATGGTTATATAGCGGGTGCAGCCATACTGTTCATCCTATTCTATCCGGTGTTATCTGGCATGCAGGTTAACAGTAATTATATAATACATGTATTACGCTGGTTCCCGTCCTGGCTGTTCTAA
- a CDS encoding phospholipid carrier-dependent glycosyltransferase: protein MYKSCINNPWPLLLFLLGATVRILYITSIPPGLNQDEASIGYDAYAILHYGMDRNGVRLPVHLIAWGSGQNALYAYLSMPFLLLFGLTPLSVRALSLVMGLLSMIIFYLIMRQLSSSSRAGTAAMFFIAINPWHIMMSRWALESNLFPTLILIALYFLLRSLSRPGWLYAFSGMLALSLYAYGTAYFFVPLFAFGTAILLLYSRGLKLRTLAWNALLFAAMALPILLFIIINHYSMQNIATPLFTIPKLTMPRVEQISSVFGGQLLETAAHNFSTFCKLMYSGSDGLPWNSIAPYGYAYPAALPFAGIGLIVTAHAWWTRRREAAGQGALLLWLLLAVLMAFITDVNINRINIVFYPFIMLVSAGFMWLAGKVRGAAWLAAAVFALMFILFSNSYFREFPDRIGPAFFESFGEAVEYASDHSQGEVYIANEVNMPYIFVLFYERISPRDFQDSVLYANPGDAFQQVTSFGRYKFGSLDTVPADAAYIFGNNSPVPAAGAEYTITRFTGYSVMVTNSNQTGGAGPNAPEVTAAAAGDFRNGGFEEGTPGWSFTAGTGVASNNPYAGRGLAYLDPGTDKSVSQLFAAEPGEYKLSVMVSSGGSGGKFGIRMAGAVLAEAELPAGENYTQISLPAVTLDQSGQAEIYITGGNGWINIDEVRVER, encoded by the coding sequence GTGTACAAGTCATGCATTAATAATCCCTGGCCGTTACTGCTGTTCTTGCTGGGGGCAACGGTCCGTATTCTATACATAACTTCAATACCGCCGGGGCTGAATCAGGATGAAGCTTCTATCGGCTATGATGCCTACGCAATTCTTCACTATGGAATGGACCGGAACGGCGTCCGGCTGCCCGTTCATCTGATTGCCTGGGGTAGCGGACAGAATGCGCTTTATGCCTATTTGTCCATGCCGTTTCTGCTGCTGTTCGGCTTGACGCCCTTGTCGGTGCGGGCGCTCAGCCTGGTGATGGGACTGCTCAGCATGATTATCTTCTATTTAATAATGAGGCAGCTGTCCTCATCATCCAGAGCAGGAACAGCCGCGATGTTCTTTATTGCGATTAATCCCTGGCATATTATGATGTCCAGATGGGCGCTGGAATCGAATCTTTTCCCTACGCTGATCTTAATTGCACTATATTTTCTGCTGCGGTCCTTAAGCCGCCCAGGATGGCTTTACGCATTCTCAGGTATGTTGGCCCTCTCCTTGTATGCTTACGGAACTGCCTACTTCTTCGTGCCTTTATTTGCGTTCGGTACAGCAATTCTTCTATTGTATAGTAGGGGACTGAAGCTGCGGACACTGGCATGGAATGCCCTGCTGTTTGCTGCGATGGCTCTGCCTATACTGTTGTTTATTATTATTAATCACTATTCCATGCAGAATATTGCGACTCCGCTGTTCACGATTCCGAAGCTCACCATGCCGCGGGTTGAACAGATTTCATCGGTATTCGGCGGACAGCTGCTGGAGACTGCTGCACATAACTTCAGTACGTTCTGCAAGCTGATGTATAGCGGAAGTGACGGGCTGCCGTGGAATTCAATTGCTCCTTACGGATACGCTTATCCGGCCGCGCTGCCGTTTGCGGGTATCGGGCTGATTGTTACTGCGCATGCCTGGTGGACAAGACGGCGTGAGGCAGCCGGGCAGGGAGCTCTGCTGCTGTGGCTGCTGCTTGCTGTACTTATGGCTTTTATTACTGATGTGAATATCAACCGGATCAATATTGTCTTCTATCCGTTTATTATGCTGGTAAGCGCCGGGTTTATGTGGCTTGCAGGCAAAGTAAGAGGGGCGGCCTGGCTGGCTGCTGCGGTGTTTGCCCTGATGTTTATTCTGTTCTCGAACAGCTACTTCCGTGAATTCCCTGACCGGATCGGTCCTGCTTTCTTTGAATCCTTCGGGGAGGCTGTGGAGTATGCTTCTGATCATAGCCAAGGTGAGGTCTATATTGCGAATGAAGTGAATATGCCTTATATATTTGTATTGTTCTATGAGAGGATCAGTCCGCGGGATTTCCAGGACTCAGTCTTATATGCCAATCCGGGCGATGCTTTCCAGCAGGTGACCTCCTTTGGAAGGTACAAGTTTGGCAGCCTGGACACTGTGCCTGCTGACGCGGCATATATCTTCGGGAATAACTCACCTGTCCCGGCGGCGGGTGCGGAGTATACAATAACAAGATTCACGGGCTACAGCGTGATGGTTACTAACAGCAATCAGACCGGAGGTGCCGGGCCGAATGCTCCCGAGGTAACGGCTGCTGCTGCTGGGGATTTCCGGAATGGCGGCTTTGAAGAGGGAACGCCGGGCTGGAGCTTCACTGCGGGAACAGGTGTAGCGTCCAATAATCCTTACGCGGGAAGGGGACTAGCCTATCTTGATCCGGGAACAGATAAAAGCGTGTCACAGCTGTTCGCAGCTGAGCCCGGAGAATATAAGCTGTCTGTGATGGTCAGCAGCGGCGGCAGCGGCGGGAAATTTGGAATCCGCATGGCAGGGGCAGTGCTGGCAGAGGCTGAACTGCCTGCGGGGGAGAACTATACGCAGATTAGCCTTCCTGCTGTTACTCTGGATCAGAGCGGGCAGGCGGAAATTTACATAACCGGCGGCAACGGCTGGATTAATATTGACGAGGTGAGGGTGGAACGATGA
- a CDS encoding NCS2 family permease, translating to MNRFFKLKENGTTVRTEIMAGLTTFMAMAYILSVNPSTLTAFGRIDMGWYSVFLATALAAGIFTIAMGLFINFPVALAPGMGLNAYFASVVLSSATTEHQFTWQMGLTAVFISGIIFILLTVTRVRQILLTAIPDSLKHAITVGIGMFITIIGLKNSGLMTIGVEAGSDIAANKFTDVLSFETVIHMGSLENTNVQLVIIGLLLISILMVLRVKGAILFGILGTTLAAILMGAVDFSSLSNPQTPWIPDFTQLNFWEFDWEGIMHTGIVSAIATFTFVELFDTFGTLVGTAERAGIMKNPEEGKKRVGNAMFVDAIAVAGGAVLGTSTTTAYVESAAGVAEGGRTGLTAVTTGACFLLALFLAPVVALIPGPATAAALIIVGVLMAQSIRDIDFQDMVLAIPAFLTFVIMPFTYNIANGISFGIVTYVILACVANLAGKKKYDIHWMMWVLAVLIILRYVLIGSQG from the coding sequence TTGAACCGCTTTTTCAAGTTGAAAGAGAACGGCACTACAGTACGCACAGAGATTATGGCCGGTCTGACCACGTTTATGGCAATGGCTTATATCCTATCGGTTAACCCGAGTACTTTAACCGCCTTCGGCCGTATTGATATGGGATGGTATTCCGTATTTCTGGCTACGGCGCTGGCAGCAGGTATTTTCACAATCGCCATGGGGTTATTCATCAACTTCCCGGTAGCTCTGGCACCTGGTATGGGCCTTAACGCATATTTTGCATCCGTTGTATTGTCTTCTGCTACTACTGAACATCAGTTCACTTGGCAAATGGGTCTTACCGCTGTATTTATCTCCGGTATCATCTTCATCCTGCTGACTGTAACCCGGGTCCGGCAAATATTGCTTACCGCTATTCCTGACAGCCTGAAGCATGCCATTACCGTTGGTATCGGGATGTTCATCACGATCATCGGCCTGAAGAACAGCGGACTGATGACAATCGGCGTTGAAGCCGGCAGCGACATTGCCGCTAATAAATTCACAGATGTACTTTCGTTCGAAACTGTAATTCATATGGGCAGCCTGGAAAATACGAATGTTCAGCTCGTTATTATCGGCCTGCTGCTGATCTCTATCCTGATGGTCCTGCGTGTAAAAGGCGCAATCCTGTTCGGTATCCTGGGTACTACACTGGCGGCGATCCTGATGGGCGCTGTAGATTTCAGTTCCCTGAGCAACCCGCAGACGCCTTGGATTCCTGATTTCACACAACTCAACTTCTGGGAATTTGACTGGGAAGGCATTATGCACACCGGTATTGTTTCCGCCATTGCTACCTTTACCTTTGTAGAATTGTTTGATACTTTCGGTACACTCGTTGGTACTGCTGAGCGTGCAGGAATTATGAAGAATCCTGAAGAAGGCAAAAAACGTGTCGGAAACGCGATGTTTGTCGATGCGATCGCTGTTGCAGGCGGAGCGGTTCTGGGTACTTCCACAACTACTGCTTACGTTGAGAGTGCTGCCGGTGTAGCTGAAGGCGGCCGTACGGGCCTGACTGCAGTAACTACAGGCGCCTGCTTCCTGCTCGCTTTATTCCTTGCCCCGGTTGTTGCCCTGATTCCCGGACCTGCTACAGCAGCTGCGCTGATTATTGTCGGCGTACTGATGGCACAATCGATCCGCGATATTGACTTCCAGGACATGGTGCTGGCGATCCCGGCCTTCCTGACCTTCGTCATTATGCCTTTCACTTATAACATTGCTAACGGTATCTCGTTCGGTATCGTAACTTATGTAATTCTCGCTTGCGTAGCTAACCTGGCCGGCAAGAAGAAATATGATATCCACTGGATGATGTGGGTACTGGCTGTACTGATTATTCTGCGTTATGTCCTTATCGGCAGCCAAGGCTAA